A segment of the Desulfitobacterium dehalogenans ATCC 51507 genome:
TGAAGCCGTTCCCGCTCATCCTTGGTCAGGTCTTCCTTTAAGCGCATAAGGACCTTATTCACTGTAACTGCGCCGTCCCCCATGGCGGCATAGAGATCCTCCACACTGGTTATATTGTAAGCTTTACCAATCTTCAAAAGAATATCGGATTTAAGTACTTGAGTCGGATCTAAGCCAAGCTTGCGTACCTCCCGCTCGATTCCCTCCCGGCCCCGGGCAACGTTCTCTTCCCGCTTTTCCTTCTTAAACCACCCACGAATTCTGTTTTTGGCCTGGGATGTTTTTACGAAAGACAACCAATCCCGGCTGGGACCATTGCTTTGTTTTGAAGTCAAAATCTCGACAATATCGCCATTGGTCAATTTGGTTTCCAGAGGTACAATGCGGCTGTTAATCTTCGCGCCCACACAACGGTGTCCTACATCCGTGTGAACCCGGTAAGCAAAATCAATCGGGCAGGATCCTGCGGGAAGCTCCACCACATCTCCCTTGGGTGTAAAGACAAAAACCGTATCCGCAAAAAGGTCTATTCTGAGTGATTCCATGAATTCTCCGGCATCCCGTGAATCATGCTGCCACTCCAACAGCTGGCGCAGCCAGGAAAGCTTTTGCTCAAAATTACCACCTACAGGTTTTCCTGCGCCCTCTTTGTATTTCCAGTGGGCGGCAATACCGTATTCAGCGGTGCGATGCATTTCCCAGGTACGAATCTGGATCTCAAAGGGCTCTCCATGGGCCCCAACCAAGGTCGTATGCAAGGACTGATACATATTGGGTTTGGGCATGGCGATATAGTCCTTAAACCGGCCGGGCAAGGGCTTCCACATCGTATGAATGATTCCCAGAGCGCCATAACAGTCATTCACTGAATCGACAATAACCCGAACAGCCGTTAGATCGTAGATTTCGCTGAGCTCTCTATGTTGAGTAATCATTTTCCGATAGATGCTGTAAAAGTGCTTGGGGCGGCCTGATATATCCGCTTTGATGCCCACTTCAGTCAGGCGTTTGGATAACTGGGTGATCACTTCATTAATCTGGACTTCCCGTTCCGCCCGTTTTAAAGCGATTCCTTCTGACAAATCATAATACTCTTGAGGTTTCAAGTAGCGGAAGGAGAGATCCTCCAGCTCCCATTTAATGCGAAAAATACCCAGGCGGTTAGCCAGGGGCGCAAAAATTTCCAGAGTTTCCTGAGCAATCTCTTTTTGCTTTTTTTCAGAATGAAATTTCAGGGTCCGCATATTGTGAAGACGATCCGCCAATTTGATCAGAATCACCCGAATATCCTTAGCCATAGCCAAGAACATCTTGCGCAGGTTCTCAACCTGAAGCTCTTCCTTGCTCTTGTACTCAATCCGCCCTAGTTTTGTCACTCCATCGACCAGGATAGCCACTTGAGAGCCAAATTCTCTTTCAATATCTTCGATAGTGTACTTGGTATCTTCCACTACATCATGAAGGAATGCCGCCGCAATGGTGGCCTCATCCATTTCCAGTTCCGATAAAATCTTGGCCACTTCCAGAGGATGCTGAATATATTCTTCTCCTGAATTGCGAAGCTGCCCACGGTGTGCTTCTTCAGCAAAGGAATAAGCCTTTTCCACAAGCTTGATCCCTTCCGGAGACACTTTATGTAATTTTTCCATGAGCTCGCCAATCGACATTATTCTGCTCCTCTCCTGTGCCCCTTTTTTAATACTTAATCAAGGAAAATATTTTATACCCTTCCAGCTTCTTACGACCTTCCAGAAAGCCTAATTCGATCAAAAAGCTCATTCCCACCACCTGGGCACCGGTCTTTTCAAGCAAACGAGCCGTGGCGGAAATGGTTCCGCCGGTAGCCAGCAAATCATCCACAATGACTACCCGCTGTCCCGGTTGAATGGCATCGGCGTGGACTTCCAAAGTATCACTGCCATATTCAAGTTCATAAGTTTCTCCCACGGTCTCACCGGGAAGTTTGCCCGGTTTGCGCACAGGAACAAAACCAATGCCCAGGGCGTAGGCTACCGGAGCTCCCAATAAAAAGCCACGGGCTTCCGGTCCCACAATGATATCCGGCTTACACTCCCTGACTTTCTCAATAATGGCATCAACGGCTGCTCGGTAAGCTTCTCCGTCTTTCAAGAGGGTAGTAATATCCTTAAAAGAAATACCGGGTTTGGGAAAATCATCGATGACGCGAATATACTCACTAAAATCCAATGCCTTCACACCTTTCCATTCTTTAGTTCTCTATCGGTACCGGCCCAGCCTTGTCTGAAACTCCGGCCAAGGCATAGTGCAATATTCTTCTTTAAACGCCATGGTCTCCTGCCAGCGCTTTTTGGCACTCCGAAAACGCAGCGCCCCTTCCAAATCCAGCTTTTTCTTGGCGGGGATCCACTCGATATGGATGGCACCCGGTCTATGGCGCAGACAGCGGAGCAAATTCAGCTCTTCCAAGATTTTCAAGCCGGTTCGGGCTTGCCACAGGGGAATTCCCTCCACCTGCCAGGTGAACGGATTATTCTTAATAGCCAAATCATATAACACTCTGTACAATTGGACAAGATCTTCCCGAGATAAATAACCCGTTCGCTCTTTTAAGACGAGGGCCTCAATCTTACTCTCGGCAATGATCATGCCTTGTCCACCTTGGTTTTGGGTCTCCCTCATGATCTCCCTCACTGCGTTCCACGATGAAGGAACCCCTATAATCATAGCCCAATCTGCCTTGAGATCCGTTTCAGGCCGTTGAGGGTCTGATCCGGTAAAATCCCAAAGGGCGACTGAAGCACCCCAGCTTTCAAGGGTTTTGCTCCATTCTTCCCGATTTTTAGCTCTCCAATCCATGACTTTCAAGCCTTGAGAAGATGGGCTTCCTGCAGCCATTTCCTCCGGTCCCAAAGCGATCTCCTGCAAAGCCGCTGAGTGGTCATTATCTTCCTGCCATGGGGCCTTGGGTTGAATATCTTTAATCATCAGCTGGATATTCTGGGTTCCTCGGAAAGTATTCCAGTCCAAACCAAAAGCTACGTCCACCGTTGAAGACCCTAAAATATTCCCTAACTCTTCCCCTTTGCGAAAAGCTATTCCTTCCCATTCACCTTGGGTTCCGAACATACATTTTAAATGAGCCTGGTCTTTCCCCACTAGATCGGCCATATAGAGGGGATAATCCTTTCCGGCCAGAACCGGACTGGGATTACCAAATCCGAAGGGGGCAAGATGCTCTAAATCGCGCATCAAGGAAGCATCAAGGGCCTCCAAAGGGACGCATTGGTCCACACGAACCCGTTCATAAAACATATCCTCCGGGAAATTTTGAGCTGCTTGATTCAAAGCCTCGCAAAGAAGGGGGATATTCTCCGGTTTCAGCGAGAAACCGGCAGCCTGGCTATGTCCACCGAATTTCTCCAAAAGCTCTGCCTGAGCCTTCAGTTCATCTAGTACATGATAGCCTCCTATCCCTCTGGCGGACCCTTTTCCTATATCCTCTTCCTCCGTGACAAGGAAAACGGGGCGATAATAGCGCTCCACCAAGCGAGAAGCCACAATTCCGATGACCCCATGGTGCCAGTTCTTACCCGATAAAACAATAACCCTGGGAAGTGGAGCTTCCTCTAAAATCTTCACTGCTTCTGCAAAGATATCCTTTTCTGTGTCCTGGCGCAAGGCGTTTTCCCGGCTTAAAAACCGTGCTAACTCGACAGCCCGATCTTCATGGCCTGTGAGCAACAGCTCCAATCCGGCTCTGGCGCTATCCATCCGACCGGCAGCATTAATTCGCGGCGCCACCATAAAAGCGATCTGCCCCGCTTTAAGAGGTTTCCCCCATAGACCACACTCCTCAAGTAGAGTGCGCAGTCCTAAATGAATGGTATTCTCCATCTGCCGTAAGCCATAGGCCACGATGGTACGGTTCTCATGGGTTAAGGGGACAAGGTCCGCAATGGTCCCTAAGGCTACTAAATCTAAAATTTCCAGGACAGCATAGGCTCCCGTCCCACCGCAATCTAAAGTCTCTAACAAGGCCTGAGCCAACTTAAAAGCTACTCCCACTCCAGCGAGTTCCCGAAAAGGGTATCTAGAGTCCTTAACCTTCGGATTCAGGATAGTATAGGCTTGGGGCAGGATTTCAGGCGGCTCATGATGATCGGTAAGAATCATATCTATCCCCTGAGACCGGGCATACTCCACTTCATCCACGGCAGTAATGCCACAGTCCACGGTAATGATCACTTTAACATCAGCTTGGGAAGCTTTTAATACGGCATCCTTATGTAATCCATACCCTTCGTCCATCCTGCTGGGAATATAGGCGACCGCCTTAAACCCTAAATCTGTCAATACTTTATAGAGTAATGCCGTACTGGTTACCCCATCCACATCATAATCGCCGTAGATAAGGATTTTTTCTTCTTGAGCCCGTGCCTGCTCTAAACGTTCAACTGCCTTAGCCATTTCTCTAAAGGCAAAAGGGGAATTTAAATTGAGTAAGGAGGGGCTTAGAAATTCCAGGATTTCTTCTTCCGTCCCGACGCCCCGCTGGCTTAAAATGTCTGCAACCACCGGAGAAATCCCTAAGCGCTGTGGGAGTGAGCTGCTGCTATCTTGAAGCCCAGGAAGGGGTCGTGGTTTTGTCCATATTCTTTTTGTCATGCTCCACCTCCATAGGCAATATTATACCTTACCCTTTCCACTTTTGTGGATGTTATATTGAGACCTTAAGGGGTTA
Coding sequences within it:
- a CDS encoding adenine phosphoribosyltransferase; its protein translation is MKALDFSEYIRVIDDFPKPGISFKDITTLLKDGEAYRAAVDAIIEKVRECKPDIIVGPEARGFLLGAPVAYALGIGFVPVRKPGKLPGETVGETYELEYGSDTLEVHADAIQPGQRVVIVDDLLATGGTISATARLLEKTGAQVVGMSFLIELGFLEGRKKLEGYKIFSLIKY
- the recJ gene encoding single-stranded-DNA-specific exonuclease RecJ gives rise to the protein MTKRIWTKPRPLPGLQDSSSSLPQRLGISPVVADILSQRGVGTEEEILEFLSPSLLNLNSPFAFREMAKAVERLEQARAQEEKILIYGDYDVDGVTSTALLYKVLTDLGFKAVAYIPSRMDEGYGLHKDAVLKASQADVKVIITVDCGITAVDEVEYARSQGIDMILTDHHEPPEILPQAYTILNPKVKDSRYPFRELAGVGVAFKLAQALLETLDCGGTGAYAVLEILDLVALGTIADLVPLTHENRTIVAYGLRQMENTIHLGLRTLLEECGLWGKPLKAGQIAFMVAPRINAAGRMDSARAGLELLLTGHEDRAVELARFLSRENALRQDTEKDIFAEAVKILEEAPLPRVIVLSGKNWHHGVIGIVASRLVERYYRPVFLVTEEEDIGKGSARGIGGYHVLDELKAQAELLEKFGGHSQAAGFSLKPENIPLLCEALNQAAQNFPEDMFYERVRVDQCVPLEALDASLMRDLEHLAPFGFGNPSPVLAGKDYPLYMADLVGKDQAHLKCMFGTQGEWEGIAFRKGEELGNILGSSTVDVAFGLDWNTFRGTQNIQLMIKDIQPKAPWQEDNDHSAALQEIALGPEEMAAGSPSSQGLKVMDWRAKNREEWSKTLESWGASVALWDFTGSDPQRPETDLKADWAMIIGVPSSWNAVREIMRETQNQGGQGMIIAESKIEALVLKERTGYLSREDLVQLYRVLYDLAIKNNPFTWQVEGIPLWQARTGLKILEELNLLRCLRHRPGAIHIEWIPAKKKLDLEGALRFRSAKKRWQETMAFKEEYCTMPWPEFQTRLGRYR
- a CDS encoding RelA/SpoT family protein, coding for MSIGELMEKLHKVSPEGIKLVEKAYSFAEEAHRGQLRNSGEEYIQHPLEVAKILSELEMDEATIAAAFLHDVVEDTKYTIEDIEREFGSQVAILVDGVTKLGRIEYKSKEELQVENLRKMFLAMAKDIRVILIKLADRLHNMRTLKFHSEKKQKEIAQETLEIFAPLANRLGIFRIKWELEDLSFRYLKPQEYYDLSEGIALKRAEREVQINEVITQLSKRLTEVGIKADISGRPKHFYSIYRKMITQHRELSEIYDLTAVRVIVDSVNDCYGALGIIHTMWKPLPGRFKDYIAMPKPNMYQSLHTTLVGAHGEPFEIQIRTWEMHRTAEYGIAAHWKYKEGAGKPVGGNFEQKLSWLRQLLEWQHDSRDAGEFMESLRIDLFADTVFVFTPKGDVVELPAGSCPIDFAYRVHTDVGHRCVGAKINSRIVPLETKLTNGDIVEILTSKQSNGPSRDWLSFVKTSQAKNRIRGWFKKEKREENVARGREGIEREVRKLGLDPTQVLKSDILLKIGKAYNITSVEDLYAAMGDGAVTVNKVLMRLKEDLTKDERERLQLEALQQGEGKSSSGYGKASQGVRVKGVDNILIRFSRCCNPLPGDDIVGYITRGRGVSIHRRECDNIKFHSQEEQARMVEVIWDTEVESIYPVDLEIFALDRPRLVTDVMNVVVESRTNILAINARVAKDKSTHIQLSIEIRNLGHLYNVMQKIRRVKDVTSVERVHLGGR